A window from Bos mutus isolate GX-2022 chromosome 1, NWIPB_WYAK_1.1, whole genome shotgun sequence encodes these proteins:
- the ATP6V1A gene encoding V-type proton ATPase catalytic subunit A encodes MMDFSKLPKIRDEDKESTFGYVHGVSGPVVTACDMAGAAMYELVRVGHSELVGEIIRLEGDMATIQVYEETSGVSVGDPVLRTGKPLSVELGPGIMGAIFDGIQRPLSDISSQTQSIYIPRGVNVSALSRDVKWDFTPCKNLRVGSHITGGDIYGIVNENSLIKHKIMLPPRNRGTVTYIAPPGNYDTSDVVLELEFEGIKEKFSMVQVWPVRQVRPVTEKLPANHPLLTGQRVLDALFPCVQGGTTAIPGAFGCGKTVISQSLSKYSNSDVIIYVGCGERGNEMSEVLRDFPELTMEVDGKVESIMKRTALVANTSNMPVAAREASIYTGITLSEYFRDMGYHVSMMADSTSRWAEALREISGRLAEMPADSGYPAYLGARLASFYERAGRVKCLGNPEREGSVSIVGAVSPPGGDFSDPVTSATLGIVQVFWGLDKKLAQRKHFPSVNWLISYSKYMRALDEYYDKHFTEFVPLRTKAKEILQEEEDLAEIVQLVGKASLAETDKITLEVAKLIKDDFLQQNGYTPYDRFCPFYKTVGMLSNMIAFYDMARRAVETTAQSDNKITWSIIREHMGEILYKLSSMKFKDPVKDGEAKIKADYAQLLEDMQNAFRSLED; translated from the exons ATGATGGATTTCTCCAAGCTCCCCAAAATACGTGATGAAGATAAAGAAAGCACGTTTGGTTATGTGCATGGGGTCTCAGGACCTG TGGTTACCGCCTGTGACATGGCAGGCGCAGCCATGTACGAGCTGGTGAGAGTGGGCCACAGCGAGTTGGTTGGAGAGATTATCCGATTAGAGGGCGACATGGCTACCATCCAGGTGTATGAAGAAACTT CTGGTGTGTCTGTTGGAGACCCTGTACTTCGCACTGGTAAACCCCTCTCAGTTGAGCTTGGTCCAGGCATTATGGGAGCCATTTTTGATGGTATTCAAAGACCTTTGTCGGATATCAGCAGTCAGACTCAAAGTATTTACATTCCCAGAGGAGTAAATGTGTCTGCTCTTAGCAGAGATGTCAAATGGGATTTCACACCTTGCAAAAACCTACGG GTTGGTAGTCACATCACTGGTGGAGATATTTACGGAATTGTCAATGAGAACTCTCTCATCAAACACAAAATCATGTTGCCTCCACGAAACAGAGGAACTGTCACCTACATCGCTCCACCTGGAAATTACGATACCTCT GATGTCGTGTTGGAGCTTGAATTTGAAGGTATAAAGGAGAAGTTCAGCATGGTCCAAGTATGGCCTGTACGTCAGGTTCGGCCTGTCACTGAGAAGTTGCCAGCTAATCATCCTCTGTTGACTGGCCAGAGAGTCCTTGATGCCCTTTTTCC ATGTGTACAGGGAGGAACTACTGCAATCCCTGGGGCCTTTGGCTGTGGGAAGACAGTGATATCACAGTCTCTATCCAAGTATTCCAACAGTGATGTGATCATCTACGTAGGATGTGGTGAGAGAGGAAACGAGATGTCTGAAGTCCTCCGGGACTTCCCAGAG CTCACGATGGAAGTCGATGGTAAGGTAGAGTCAATTATGAAGAGAACAGCATTGGTAGCCAATACATCCAATATGCCTGTGGCTGCTAGAGAAGCCTCTATTTATACTG GAATTACACTGTCAGAATATTTCCGTGACATGGGCTATCATGTCAGTATGATGGCTGACTCCACCTCTCGATGGGCTGAGGCTCTTAGAGAAATCTCTGGTCGTTTGGCTGAAATGCCTGCAG atagtGGATATCCTGCATATCTTGGTGCCCGTTTGGCCTCTTTCTATGAGCGAGCCGGCAGAGTAAAGTGTCTTGGAAATCCTGAGAGGGAAGGGAGTGTCAGCATTGTAGGAGC agTTTCTCCACCTGGTGGTGACTTTTCTGATCCAGTTACATCTGCTACTCTTGGTATTGTTCAG GTGTTCTGGGGCTTAGATAAGAAACTAGCTCAACGTAAGCATTTCCCTTCTGTCAATTGGCTGATCAGCTACAGCAAGTACATGCGTGCCTTGGATGAGTACTACGACAAACACTTCACAGAGTTCGTCCCTCTGAGGACCAAAGCTAAGGAGATTCTGCAGGAAGAAGAAGACTTGGCAGAAATcgtacagctggtgggaaag gctTCTCTAGCAGAAACAGATAAAATCACTCTGGAGGTAGCAAAACTTATCAAAGATGATTTCCTTCAACAAAATGGATATACTCCTTATGACAG GTTCTGCCCATTCTACAAGACAGTGGGGATGCTGTCCAACATGATTGCATTTTATGATATGGCCCGCAGAGCTGTTGAAACCACTGCTCAGAGTGACAATAAAATCACATGGTCCATTATCCGTGAGCACATGGGGGAGATCCTCTATAAGCTTTCCTCCATGAAATTCAAG GATCCAGTGAAAGATGGTGAGGCGAAGATCAAGGCCGACTATGCACAACTTCTTGAAGATATGCAGAATGCATTCCGTAGCCTTGAAGATTAG